In the genome of Oscarella lobularis chromosome 1, ooOscLobu1.1, whole genome shotgun sequence, one region contains:
- the LOC136186729 gene encoding uncharacterized protein isoform X1 yields the protein MDKKPLSRDFWSEENAKSSARESSTSRAHQNYKDSRGVVKKARRRTNTEDLESSVNVQRSIEKLEKASSKTSAPQKEQFPRKIKKGTSGSRAQEKDKPRSSDASAKTEEDPSESSTRKRKDTKSSGSQMKKPSSSSRAKVEPCAVQQRGKDLSMHAWYKQEPSRSGAQQEEFSGLQAQNLEEKSLISKLGTSVPASSGLHAKQKEKYISSASSRRSKVERSSKQKKENVSLPGSPGIEDEEDSLYSIQFIEKHSSMQVEAQYYRENQAENELEGTIHIALGVTTVTVVSMKEEKEEEEEEEEEEERTSAVIECINTCDEVCDHLENSTIEVIDKRCCNGCLWCCFRCFHFFSCSCWCCDNLGKWGSRLKPRKMTEDTKKVATIGSQLALTFIERPSQCLLLFWRSFELTFFVFSLIYAILEALDGFNDKGTLKILALVFGVTDSVVSVFDNIIEWKDMCKEWANRKKSQGCDIERNAGEKSNRRTVSKRGGKVVLELMKKFIVYTLIYPLLICDIYDLATPTESNPNDTLEYVVVGIGCLLTLLDVYLHRTYMLIKAARDIDKKQKEVVGLAESMCLSCCKIQWRIISHTVLIMISHVFIIVAIGFEAFETNKGRQDGENVQVSVAGWYMIACGLVLPVLSLGLFVGFNVFWIRRYFIDLFKSIFKKGEGLNKVLSEMKTKKKKKKVWQLYEQLSSEPEFSFSQKLRVVFCDWRSIMGSIVYVGLMVFFVFFAVSRVNLPVAIGLATTVLIADGLALLAVCLWLIGLAIAILMLVLLFCKAFQGRSEEEEDDCC from the exons ATG GATAAGAAGCCTCTGTCTAGAGACTTCTGGTCAGAAGAAAACGCTAAAAGTAGCGCAAGGGAGTCTTCTACATCACGTGCACACCAAAACTACAAGGATTCTCGTGGAGTCGTCAAAAAGGCCAGACGTAGAACTAa CACGGAAGATCTCGAATCAAGCGTAAATGTACAGCGGAGCATAGAAAAATTGGAAAAGGCTTCTTCCAAGACAAGTGCACCCCAGAAAGAGCAATTTCCTCGGAAGATAAAGAAAG GTACCTCTGGCTCACGTGCACAGGAAAAAGACAAACCACGTTCTTCTGACGCATCTGCCAAGACAGAGGAAGATCCTTCTGAATCAAGTACacggaagagaaaagacaCGAAATCGTCAGGTTCACAGATGAAAAAGCCTTCCTCCAGCTCACGAGCAAAAGTTGAGCCGTGTGCAGTTCAACAGCGGGGAAAGGACTTGAGCATGCACGCATGGTATAAGCAGGAACCTTCCAGATCAGGCGCTCAGCAGGAAGAATTCTCTGGGTTACAGGCGCAGAATCTAGAAGAGAAATCTCTTATTTCGAAGCTAGGGACATCAGTTCCTGCCTCCTCTGGATTACATgcaaagcaaaaagaaaaatatattTCCTCTGCATCAAGTAGACGGTCGAAAGTAGAGCGCTCATCTaagcagaagaaagagaacgtgaGTTTGCCAGGCTCTCCTGGGatagaagatgaagaagattcCTTGTACAGCATTCAGTTTATCGAAAAGCACAGTAGTATGCAAGTAGAAGCTCAGTATTACCGTGAGAATCAAGCTGAAAACGAACTAGAGGGAACCATCCACATAGCTCTTGGCGTTACAACAGTTACTGTTGTATCAatgaaagaggaaaaagaagaagaagaagaagaagaagaagaagaagaacgtaCCTCGGCTGTGATTGAGTGCATAAATACTTGCGACGAAGTTTGTGATCATTTAGAAAACAGCACAATTGAAGTTATAGATAAGCGATGCTGCAATGGCTGTTTGTGGTGTTGCTTTCGctgttttcatttttttagcTGCTCGTGCTGGTGCTGCGACAATTTAGGCAAATGGGGCAGCAGGCTCAAGCCCAGGAAAATGACGGAGGATACGAAGAAAGTCGCCACTATTGGCTCTCAATTAGCTCTTACGTTTATTGAAAGACCGTCGCAATGTCTTTTGCTGTTTTGGAGAAGTTTTGAGttgactttttttgtttttagccTCATCTACGCAATTCTTGAAGCCCTCGACGGCTTTAATGACAAAGGAACACTAAAAATTCTCGCTCTTGTATTTGGCGTCACCGATTCAGTTGTTTCCGTTTTTGACAACATTATTGAATGGAAAGACATGTGCAAAGAGTGGGctaacagaaaaaaatcgcaagGCTGTGATATTGAGAGGAACGCTGGCGAGAAGAGCAACCGTAGAACAGTTTCAAAACGAGGTGGGAAAGTTGTGCTGGAGCTCATGAAAAAGTTTATCGTCTACACTTTGATTTATCCTCTTTTGATCTGTGATATTTACGACCTTGCCACGCCAACAGAATCTAATCCAAATGACACTCTCgaatacgtcgtcgttggTATTGGCTGTCTACTTACTCTTTTGGACGTCTATCTTCATCGCACGTACATGCTCATCAAAGCAGCAAGGGACATTGAtaaaaagcaaaaagaagTGGTTGGTTTAGCAGAGAGTATGTGCTTGTCTTGCTGCAAAATTCAGTGGCGAATCATAAGTCATACAGTTCTTATTATGATCTCTcatgtatttattattgttgCTATTGGGTTTGAGGCTTTTGAGACTAACAAGGGCAGGCAAGATGGGGAAAACGTTCAAGTTTCCGTTGCAGGATGGTACATGATTGCTTGCGGACTAGTGCTTCCTGTACTGAGTCTCGGACTCTTTGTTGGCTTTAACGTCTTTTGGATAAGACGTTATTTCATTGATTTGTTTAAAAGTATTTTCAAGAAAGGTGAAGGTTTGAATAAAGTATTGAGCGAGAtgaaaactaaaaaaaaaaaaaagaaagtgtGGCAACTTTACGAACAGCTGAGCTCCGAGCCtgagttttctttttctcagaaATTGCGAGTTGTCTTCTGTGACTGGCGATCAATCATGGGTTCCATTGTTTACGTTGGTCTGATggtattttttgttttttttgcggTGAGCCGAGTGAACTTACCTGTCGCTATTGGCTTGGCCACAACTGTCTTAATCGCCGATGGGCTGGCGTTGTTGGCAGTATGCCTATGGCTAATTGGGTTAGCAATTGCTATTCTGATGCTTGTCTTACTTTTCTGCAAGGCTTTTCAGGGAAGgtcggaggaggaggaggatgacTGCTGTTAA
- the LOC136186729 gene encoding uncharacterized protein isoform X2 yields the protein MQVEAQYYRENQAENELEGTIHIALGVTTVTVVSMKEEKEEEEEEEEEEERTSAVIECINTCDEVCDHLENSTIEVIDKRCCNGCLWCCFRCFHFFSCSCWCCDNLGKWGSRLKPRKMTEDTKKVATIGSQLALTFIERPSQCLLLFWRSFELTFFVFSLIYAILEALDGFNDKGTLKILALVFGVTDSVVSVFDNIIEWKDMCKEWANRKKSQGCDIERNAGEKSNRRTVSKRGGKVVLELMKKFIVYTLIYPLLICDIYDLATPTESNPNDTLEYVVVGIGCLLTLLDVYLHRTYMLIKAARDIDKKQKEVVGLAESMCLSCCKIQWRIISHTVLIMISHVFIIVAIGFEAFETNKGRQDGENVQVSVAGWYMIACGLVLPVLSLGLFVGFNVFWIRRYFIDLFKSIFKKGEGLNKVLSEMKTKKKKKKVWQLYEQLSSEPEFSFSQKLRVVFCDWRSIMGSIVYVGLMVFFVFFAVSRVNLPVAIGLATTVLIADGLALLAVCLWLIGLAIAILMLVLLFCKAFQGRSEEEEDDCC from the coding sequence ATGCAAGTAGAAGCTCAGTATTACCGTGAGAATCAAGCTGAAAACGAACTAGAGGGAACCATCCACATAGCTCTTGGCGTTACAACAGTTACTGTTGTATCAatgaaagaggaaaaagaagaagaagaagaagaagaagaagaagaagaacgtaCCTCGGCTGTGATTGAGTGCATAAATACTTGCGACGAAGTTTGTGATCATTTAGAAAACAGCACAATTGAAGTTATAGATAAGCGATGCTGCAATGGCTGTTTGTGGTGTTGCTTTCGctgttttcatttttttagcTGCTCGTGCTGGTGCTGCGACAATTTAGGCAAATGGGGCAGCAGGCTCAAGCCCAGGAAAATGACGGAGGATACGAAGAAAGTCGCCACTATTGGCTCTCAATTAGCTCTTACGTTTATTGAAAGACCGTCGCAATGTCTTTTGCTGTTTTGGAGAAGTTTTGAGttgactttttttgtttttagccTCATCTACGCAATTCTTGAAGCCCTCGACGGCTTTAATGACAAAGGAACACTAAAAATTCTCGCTCTTGTATTTGGCGTCACCGATTCAGTTGTTTCCGTTTTTGACAACATTATTGAATGGAAAGACATGTGCAAAGAGTGGGctaacagaaaaaaatcgcaagGCTGTGATATTGAGAGGAACGCTGGCGAGAAGAGCAACCGTAGAACAGTTTCAAAACGAGGTGGGAAAGTTGTGCTGGAGCTCATGAAAAAGTTTATCGTCTACACTTTGATTTATCCTCTTTTGATCTGTGATATTTACGACCTTGCCACGCCAACAGAATCTAATCCAAATGACACTCTCgaatacgtcgtcgttggTATTGGCTGTCTACTTACTCTTTTGGACGTCTATCTTCATCGCACGTACATGCTCATCAAAGCAGCAAGGGACATTGAtaaaaagcaaaaagaagTGGTTGGTTTAGCAGAGAGTATGTGCTTGTCTTGCTGCAAAATTCAGTGGCGAATCATAAGTCATACAGTTCTTATTATGATCTCTcatgtatttattattgttgCTATTGGGTTTGAGGCTTTTGAGACTAACAAGGGCAGGCAAGATGGGGAAAACGTTCAAGTTTCCGTTGCAGGATGGTACATGATTGCTTGCGGACTAGTGCTTCCTGTACTGAGTCTCGGACTCTTTGTTGGCTTTAACGTCTTTTGGATAAGACGTTATTTCATTGATTTGTTTAAAAGTATTTTCAAGAAAGGTGAAGGTTTGAATAAAGTATTGAGCGAGAtgaaaactaaaaaaaaaaaaaagaaagtgtGGCAACTTTACGAACAGCTGAGCTCCGAGCCtgagttttctttttctcagaaATTGCGAGTTGTCTTCTGTGACTGGCGATCAATCATGGGTTCCATTGTTTACGTTGGTCTGATggtattttttgttttttttgcggTGAGCCGAGTGAACTTACCTGTCGCTATTGGCTTGGCCACAACTGTCTTAATCGCCGATGGGCTGGCGTTGTTGGCAGTATGCCTATGGCTAATTGGGTTAGCAATTGCTATTCTGATGCTTGTCTTACTTTTCTGCAAGGCTTTTCAGGGAAGgtcggaggaggaggaggatgacTGCTGTTAA
- the LOC136199655 gene encoding ephrin type-A receptor 2-like produces MDGNTAITRITICCGESAHDVDQNQCSASAKSQEIDVLTSFRSSDTLEDLLPSTTYYCELFAMNEVGQTPTGSPQIITTESTVPSKPNITSCVSRDETSLTVNWTTSNGGSTIKRYIIRYHIVGSINGWTNLTQTEKISQTEGSIQLAELSKQSKYRVEVAAENSVGTSLFGQTQNGECLTTCDLLAPIQSLSRSLVALRGGYAVQLFVEDRCGNATEFVSKSCAEKPLKTEFAPLTRQMFWVNITGLEMDQHRIMIKAITDNGVSSKYATIEITLRTESNPADEIKTVTISVTTAVLASCLVVALTVFLYRRFKRGQVTRQKDKQPKDGDHTGKRLPATGPLYEEVELNAVKQLEAPMQDSRAYGTLPQARDETYLVDSPAYARFQAKTS; encoded by the exons ATGGACGGTAACACTGCCATAACAAGAATTACAATTTGCTGTGGAGAGAGCGCACATGACGTTGATCAAAATCAGTGTTCCGCTTCTGCTAAGTCGCAAGAGATAGATGTGCTAACCTCTTTCCGTTCCTCAGACACGTTAGAAGACTTGCTTCCAAGTACGACGTATTATTGTGAACTCTTTGCTATGAATGAAGTAGGTCAAACTCCAACTGGATCCCCACAAATAATTACAACAGAATCAACAG TTCCAAGCAAGCCAAACATTACCAGCTGCGTTTCAAGAGACGAAACGTCTCTCACCGTGAATTGGACGACGTCTAATGGCGGCAGCACAATTAAACGCTACATAATAAGATATCACATCGTTGGTAGTATCAATGGCTGGACAAATCTCACACAGACAGAGAAAATTTCGCAAACAGAAGGCAGCATACAACTGGCAGAGCTAAGCAAACAGTCGAAATACAGAGTAGAAGTAGCAGCAGAAAACAGTGTCGGAACCAGTCTGTTTGGACAGACTCAAAATGGCGAATGTTTGACTACATGTG ATTTGTTGGCACCAATTCAAAGTCTGAGTCGTTCACTAGTCGCTCTAAGAGGCGGTTATGCAGTTCAGTTGTTTGTGGAAGACAGGTGTGGAAATGCAACGGAATTTGTGTCCAAGTCCTGCGCGGAAAAGCCACTAAAAACCGAGTTTGCTCCACTCACTAGACAGATGTTTTGGGTGAATATTACAGGTTTGGAAATGGATCAACATCGCATCATGATCAAGGCAATTACAGACAATGGAGTAAGCAGCAAATACGCTACTATTGAAATAACTCTTCGTACAG AGTCAAATCCGGCAGATGAAATCAAAACTGTAACGATTTCTGTGACCACCGCCGTCTTGGCGTCCTGCCTTGTTGTTGCTCTAACAGTTTTTCTCTACCGAAGATTCAAAAGAG GTCAAGTGACAAGACAGAAAGATAAACAGCCGAAGGACGGTGATCACACGGGCAAAC GGTTACCAGCAACTGGTCCTTTGTATGAAGAAGTGGAACTGAACGCTGTAAAGCAGCTTGAGGCACCTATGCAAGACTCGAGAGCATACGGTACTCTTCCACAGGCAAGAGACGAGACATATCTCGTTGATTCGCCGGCTTATGCTCGATTTCAAGCAAAAACATCTTAG
- the LOC136183538 gene encoding uncharacterized protein, which translates to MDAGTPQDDASLETDPDASARDDEPSGKDIVLKRRVEIEREFSRETDEEKRAKVIGLNRGNSDRILGHRTTEALILALSPEKAKEFPISEEENESPIDDEANEPIAIEQTENEETQEAPPPARDSSSQSADDEEVCYAGYPSDEEREEQPEQHPTSPPEIIAELSPEEKRVEVVQQCMTDLETIYDDIENDELNIVDQRCYNGCLKCSAGCFGLLKCCDCMEGCTKEGRCGRSCVACRYCAPTEKMSEDLKKAARIGSQLALTLVVPPREFLLLFWRSFELAFFVFSLAYAVVEAMDGFGDKRTLKIIALAFGVIDSCISIYDNVAQWRDTCKEIRDRRRKKKNFNLEKDAEANDVKKISAKGGGKFVAELMKKIVTYALIYPLLICDIYDIATPTQSDPNGVLEYVVFGVGCFLTILDVYLHRTYMLVKAAREIDKKRREIELVDDPMASTCHLSVCEIQWRLILHTVLVMIAHVFIVVAIAFEAIETNKDRADGVEALVSGTGMFMIACGLVLPLLSLGLFVGVNAFWVRAYFIDLFKSVCKEGEGLAKVVNDMGSASSRVSCFYRRVRSFETKAFRFADKMRAAFGDWRTIVVAVVYFVLMMIFVVLARANPAVAIGLAVTSIIADLLALSVAFYWLFILAVILLIVGTVVALVVLACVCCSCKTDD; encoded by the exons ATG GATGCAGGAACACCGCAGGATGACGCTTCACTAGAAACGGACCCAGATGCCTCTGCACGTGATGACG AGCCATCAGGCAAAGACATCGTTCTAAAGCGTCGGGTTGAAATCGAGCGCGAATTTTCACGCGAAAccgacgaggagaagagagcCAAGGTGATCGGTCTCAATCGCGGTAACAGCGACCGAATCTTGGGCCATCGAACCACCGAAGCGCTCATACTCGCCCTATCGCCAGAGAAAGCAAAGGAATTTCCCATCAGTGaagaggaaaacgagagCCCCATCGATGATGAAGCAAACGAGCCAATAGCAATCGAGCAAACGGAGAACGAAGAGACTCAGGAGGCTCCACCACCAGCCAGAGATTCTAGTTCACAATCtgctgacgacgaagaagtaTGCTATGCTGGATACCCAtcagatgaagaaagagaagagcagCCTGAACAGCACCCCACTTCTCCCCCCGAAATCATAGCAGAGCTCTCACCcgaagagaaacgagtcGAAGTCGTTCAGCAATGCATGACCGATCTCGAAACGATCTACGACGatatagaaaacgacgagctCAATATCGTCGATCAGAGATGCTACAACGGCTGTTTGAAGTGCTCCGCCGGCTGCTTCGGTCTATTGAAATGCTGCGACTGCATGGAAGGGTGCACGAAGGAAGGACGGTGCGGACGTAGCTGCGTTGCATGTCGATATTGCGCGCCGACCGAGAAGATGAGCGAAGATCTGAAGAAAGCGGCGCGTATTGGCTCGCAATTGGCGCTCACGCTCGTCGTGCCACCGCGCGAGTTTCTCCTGCTGTTTTGGAGAAGTTTCGAGCTggcgttcttcgtcttcagtCTCGCctacgccgtcgtcgaagccaTGGACGGCTTCGGCGACAAGCGAACGCTGAAAATCATCGCCTTGGCGTTCGGCGTCATCGATTCGTGTATTTCCATCTACGACAACGTTGCCCAGTGGAGAGACACGTGCAAAGAAATACGAgacagaagacgaaagaagaaaaatttcaatttggaaaaagacgccgaagcaaatgacgtcaaaaaaatttccgCCAAAGGCGGTGGTAAATTCGTGGCCGAACtcatgaaaaaaatcgtcaccTACGCTCTGATCTATCCTCTTCTGATATGCGATATCTACGACATTGCCACGCCAACACAATCCGATCCAAACGGCGTGCTCGaatacgtcgtcttcggcgtcgGCTGCTTTCTTACCATCTTAGACGTATACCTTCATCGTACGTACATGCTCGTCAAAGCGGCGAGAGAGATCGACAAAAAGCGTAGAGAAATCGAGTTGGTCGACGATCCGATGGCGAGCACGTGTCATTTATCTGTCTGCGAGATTCAATGGCGTCTCATACTGCACACCGTTTTGGTTATGATCGCTCACGTGTTCATCGTCGTTGCCATAgcgttcgaagcgatcgagaCGAATAAGGATAGAGCCGATGGCGTTGAGGCGCTTGTTTCTGGCACAGGAATGTTTATGATTGCCTGTGGGCTCGTACTGCCGCTTCTGAGTCTTGGACTCTTTGTCGGTGTCAACGCTTTTTGGGTGCGAGCCTACTTTATCGATTTGTTCAAGAGTGTCTGCAAGGAAGGCGAAGGCCTGGCTAAGGTTGTCAATGATATGGGGAGTGCTTCGTCGAGAGTGAGCTGCTTCTATAGGCGAGTGCGCTCCTTCGAGACGAAGGCTTTTCGTTTTGCTGATAAGATGAGAGCTGCGTTTGGTGACTGGCGTACGATTGTCGTTGCTGTTGTCTACTTTGTTCTGATGATGATTTTTGTCGTGCTGGCGCGGGCCAATCCTGCTGTTGCTATTGGCTTagcggtgacgtcaataaTTGCCGATCTGTTGGCTCTGTCTGTGGCATTCTATTGGCTTTTCATTTTGGCAGTTATTCTTCTTATTGTTGGGACCGTAGTTGCTCTTGTTGTTTTGGCATGTGTTTGCTGCTCGTGTAAGACTGACGACTGA